In Streptomyces sp. NBC_01439, the following are encoded in one genomic region:
- a CDS encoding ferritin-like fold-containing protein: protein MSTVENASPADDSAPAGVVGIASQDWAAASASPQYRAAVVDLLGALAYGELAAFERLAEDAKLAPTLDDKAELAAMASAEFHHFERLRDRLAAIEVEPTAAMEPFAKGVDDFHRQTAPSDWLEGLVKAYVGDSIASDFYREVASHLDTDTRALVLGVLDDTGHGNFAVEKVRAAIEADPRCGGRLALWARRLMGEALSQAQRVVAERDALSTMLVGGVDGMAAGFDLAAVGEMFTRITKAHTKRMAALGLAA from the coding sequence ATGTCGACCGTAGAAAACGCCTCGCCCGCCGACGACAGCGCCCCGGCCGGAGTCGTGGGCATCGCCTCCCAGGACTGGGCCGCCGCCTCTGCCTCGCCGCAGTACCGGGCCGCCGTCGTGGACCTGCTCGGTGCGCTCGCCTACGGAGAGCTCGCGGCCTTCGAGCGCCTCGCGGAGGACGCGAAGCTCGCGCCCACCCTCGACGACAAGGCCGAGCTCGCCGCGATGGCCTCCGCCGAGTTCCACCACTTCGAGCGGCTGCGGGACCGGCTCGCGGCGATCGAGGTCGAGCCCACCGCCGCCATGGAGCCCTTCGCGAAGGGCGTCGACGACTTCCACCGCCAGACCGCGCCGTCGGACTGGCTGGAGGGCCTGGTCAAGGCCTACGTCGGTGACTCCATCGCCAGTGACTTCTACCGTGAGGTCGCCTCCCACCTGGACACCGACACCCGCGCCCTCGTGCTCGGCGTGCTCGACGACACCGGCCACGGCAACTTCGCCGTCGAGAAGGTCCGCGCGGCGATCGAGGCGGACCCGCGCTGCGGCGGCCGGCTCGCACTGTGGGCCCGCCGGCTGATGGGCGAGGCCCTCTCGCAGGCCCAGCGCGTGGTCGCCGAGCGCGACGCGCTCTCGACCATGCTGGTCGGCGGCGTCGACGGAATGGCGGCAGGCTTCGACCTGGCGGCCGTCGGCGAGATGTTCACCCGCATCACCAAGGCGCACACCAAGCGGATGGCGGCCCTCGGCCTCGCCGCCTGA
- a CDS encoding DEAD/DEAH box helicase produces the protein MTLPVALSGTDVIGQAKTGTGKTLGFGLPLLERVVVPADVEAGRATPAQLTDAPQALVVVPTRELCTQVTNDLLTAGKVRNVRVLAIYGGRAYEPQVEALKKGVDVIVGTPGRLLDLAGQKKLDLSHVKALVLDEADEMLDLGFLPDVEKIMAYLPAKRQTMLFSATMPGAVIGLARRYMTQPTHIRAVSEDGEGATVANITQHVFRAHNMDKPELVSRILQAEGRGLAMIFCRTKRTAADIAEQLEKRGFASGAVHGDLGQGAREQALRAFRNGKVDVLVCTDVAARGIDVEGVTHVINYQTPEDEKTFLHRVGRTGRAGNKGTAVTLVDWDDIPRWQLINKALELDFHDPVETYSTSPHLFEQLNIPAGTKGILPRAERTRAGLKAEQLEDLGETGGRGGRGGRSGPAAAAVVTEERPARTRTPRQRRRTRGGAELAEGAEATAAVTPTQAPEAPAAPAADEPRRPRRRRTRVAAVPAQAPVAAPVAEAPAVQAPVAPAAPVTPVVEEAPARPKRVPTRKAVAAPVTPITEDLPAAEAPARPKRVRTRKVTPTEPEPDFQMPPLVEPVRARRTTRKAAPAAVVTPVAEVPAEEAPAKPKRTRTRKVAEAAPVATEAAVAEEAPAKPKRTRTRKVAEAAPVATEAAVAEEAPAKPKRTRTRKVAEAAPVATEAAVAEEAPAKPKRTRTRKVAAAPEA, from the coding sequence ATGACCCTCCCCGTCGCCCTTTCCGGCACGGACGTCATCGGCCAGGCCAAGACCGGAACCGGCAAGACGCTCGGTTTTGGACTTCCGCTGCTGGAGCGGGTCGTCGTCCCGGCGGACGTCGAGGCCGGCCGCGCCACCCCGGCGCAGCTGACCGACGCACCGCAGGCCCTCGTGGTGGTTCCGACCCGCGAGCTGTGCACCCAGGTCACCAACGACCTCCTGACCGCGGGCAAGGTCCGCAACGTCCGCGTCCTCGCCATATACGGCGGTCGCGCGTACGAGCCCCAGGTCGAGGCGCTCAAGAAGGGCGTCGACGTGATCGTCGGCACCCCGGGCCGCCTGCTCGACCTGGCCGGGCAGAAGAAGCTCGACCTCTCGCACGTCAAGGCCCTCGTCCTGGACGAGGCCGACGAAATGCTCGACCTGGGCTTCCTGCCCGACGTCGAGAAGATCATGGCGTACCTGCCGGCGAAGCGTCAGACGATGCTGTTCTCGGCGACCATGCCCGGTGCGGTCATCGGCCTGGCCCGTCGGTACATGACGCAGCCGACCCACATCCGCGCCGTCTCCGAGGACGGCGAGGGCGCGACCGTCGCCAACATCACGCAGCACGTCTTCCGTGCGCACAACATGGACAAGCCGGAGCTCGTCTCGCGCATCCTGCAGGCCGAGGGCCGCGGCCTGGCCATGATCTTCTGCCGTACCAAGCGCACGGCGGCCGACATCGCCGAGCAGCTGGAGAAGCGCGGCTTCGCGTCCGGCGCCGTCCACGGCGACCTGGGCCAGGGTGCGCGCGAGCAGGCGCTGCGCGCGTTCCGCAACGGCAAGGTCGACGTGCTGGTGTGCACCGACGTCGCCGCGCGCGGCATCGATGTCGAGGGTGTGACCCACGTCATCAATTACCAGACGCCGGAGGACGAGAAGACCTTCCTGCACCGCGTGGGCCGCACCGGCCGCGCGGGCAACAAGGGCACCGCCGTCACCCTGGTCGACTGGGACGACATCCCGCGCTGGCAGCTGATCAACAAGGCGCTGGAGCTGGACTTCCACGACCCGGTGGAAACGTACTCCACGTCCCCGCACCTGTTCGAGCAGCTGAACATCCCGGCCGGCACCAAGGGCATCCTGCCGCGCGCCGAGCGCACGCGGGCCGGCCTGAAGGCCGAGCAGCTGGAGGACCTGGGCGAGACCGGCGGCCGCGGTGGCCGTGGCGGCCGCTCCGGTCCGGCGGCCGCCGCCGTGGTGACCGAGGAGCGTCCGGCCCGTACCCGTACGCCGCGCCAGCGCCGCCGTACGCGGGGCGGTGCGGAGCTCGCCGAGGGCGCCGAGGCCACCGCAGCGGTGACCCCGACCCAGGCTCCCGAGGCCCCCGCGGCCCCGGCCGCCGACGAGCCGCGCCGTCCGCGCAGGCGCCGCACCCGTGTGGCCGCGGTACCGGCCCAGGCCCCCGTGGCCGCACCGGTCGCCGAGGCTCCGGCCGTCCAGGCTCCGGTCGCACCGGCCGCCCCGGTGACCCCGGTCGTCGAGGAGGCTCCGGCCCGGCCGAAGCGCGTCCCGACCCGCAAGGCCGTGGCCGCTCCGGTGACCCCGATCACCGAGGATCTTCCCGCCGCGGAGGCTCCGGCCCGGCCGAAGCGCGTCCGTACCCGCAAGGTCACCCCGACCGAGCCGGAGCCGGACTTCCAGATGCCGCCGCTGGTCGAGCCCGTCCGGGCCCGGCGCACCACCCGCAAGGCAGCCCCGGCCGCCGTGGTGACCCCGGTCGCCGAGGTTCCCGCCGAGGAGGCTCCGGCCAAGCCGAAGCGCACCCGCACCCGCAAGGTCGCGGAGGCCGCTCCGGTCGCCACCGAGGCCGCCGTGGCCGAGGAGGCCCCGGCCAAGCCGAAGCGCACCCGCACCCGCAAGGTCGCGGAGGCCGCTCCGGTCGCCACCGAGGCCGCCGTGGCCGAGGAAGCTCCGGCCAAGCCGAAGCGCACCCGCACCCGCAAGGTCGCGGAGGCCGCTCCGGTCGCCACCGAGGCCGCCGTGGCCGAGGAAGCTCCGGCCAAGCCGAAGCGGACCCGCACCCGCAAGGTCGCGGCCGCGCCGGAGGCCTGA
- a CDS encoding alpha/beta fold hydrolase, giving the protein MSKPPRLTLPAAARAYPLTTDRGSFAVHEAGEPVHGTALLVPGFTGSKEDFIGLLEPLAAAGYRVVAVDGRGQYETPGPREEAPYAQEELARDVLAQVRALGADRVHLVGHSLGGLVSRAAVLRDPSPFASLTLMSSGPAAISEEQQARTKLLVAALEAMGDDMPGIWAAMRAHDPEDAAADSPELAHFLRERWLATVPEQLIVTGRTLISEPDRVAELSRVDLPKLVLSGAVDQAWPVPLLDETARRLAARRVVVPGTDHSPNAEDPATTARELAAFWDSCAGA; this is encoded by the coding sequence ATGAGCAAGCCGCCGCGCCTGACCCTGCCCGCCGCCGCCCGCGCGTACCCCCTCACCACCGACCGCGGCTCCTTCGCCGTGCACGAAGCCGGTGAGCCCGTGCACGGCACCGCCCTGCTGGTCCCCGGCTTCACGGGCAGCAAGGAGGACTTCATCGGCCTCCTGGAGCCGCTGGCGGCCGCCGGGTACCGGGTCGTCGCCGTGGACGGCCGCGGCCAGTACGAGACCCCGGGCCCGCGCGAGGAGGCCCCGTACGCCCAGGAGGAGCTGGCGCGGGACGTGCTCGCGCAGGTCCGCGCACTGGGCGCGGACCGCGTGCACCTGGTCGGCCACTCGCTCGGCGGTCTGGTCTCCCGCGCCGCCGTGCTCCGCGACCCCTCGCCCTTCGCCTCCCTCACCCTGATGAGCAGCGGGCCGGCCGCGATCTCCGAGGAGCAGCAGGCCCGGACGAAGCTGCTGGTCGCCGCGTTGGAGGCGATGGGCGACGACATGCCCGGGATCTGGGCGGCGATGCGGGCCCACGATCCCGAGGACGCGGCCGCGGACTCCCCCGAGCTCGCGCACTTCCTGCGCGAGCGGTGGCTGGCGACCGTCCCCGAGCAGCTGATCGTCACCGGCCGGACGCTGATCTCCGAGCCGGACCGGGTGGCGGAGCTGAGCCGCGTCGACCTCCCGAAGCTGGTTCTGTCCGGGGCCGTGGACCAGGCCTGGCCGGTGCCGCTGCTGGACGAGACGGCCCGGCGCCTGGCCGCGCGGCGGGTGGTCGTGCCCGGGACGGACCACTCCCCGAACGCCGAGGACCCGGCCACGACGGCGCGCGAGCTGGCCGCGTTCTGGGACTCCTGCGCCGGCGCGTAG
- a CDS encoding MarC family protein — protein sequence MFDFAVFGSLFLTLFVIMDPPGITPIFLALTSGRPVKVQRRMAWQAVCVAFGVIAVFGICGQQILDYLHVSVPALMIAGGLLLLLIALDLLTGKNDEPKQTKDVNVALVPLGMPLLAGPGAIVSVILAVQKVDGAAGQVSVWAAIVAMHVVLWITMRYSLVIIRVIKDGGVVLVTRLAGMMLSAIAVQQIINGVLQVVSGA from the coding sequence GTGTTTGATTTCGCCGTCTTCGGATCCCTTTTTCTCACCCTTTTTGTGATCATGGACCCTCCGGGGATCACGCCGATCTTCCTGGCCCTCACCTCCGGCCGCCCCGTCAAGGTGCAGCGCCGCATGGCCTGGCAGGCCGTATGCGTGGCCTTCGGTGTCATCGCGGTCTTCGGCATCTGCGGCCAGCAGATCCTGGACTACCTGCACGTCTCCGTTCCGGCGCTGATGATCGCCGGTGGTCTGCTGCTCCTGCTCATCGCGCTGGACCTGCTCACCGGCAAGAACGACGAGCCCAAGCAGACCAAGGACGTGAACGTGGCCCTGGTCCCGCTGGGCATGCCGCTGCTGGCCGGGCCCGGCGCGATCGTGTCCGTGATCCTGGCCGTCCAGAAGGTCGACGGCGCCGCCGGACAGGTCTCGGTCTGGGCCGCGATCGTGGCCATGCACGTCGTGCTGTGGATCACCATGCGCTACTCGCTGGTGATCATCCGGGTCATCAAGGACGGCGGCGTCGTCCTCGTCACCCGACTCGCCGGCATGATGCTCTCGGCGATCGCCGTCCAGCAGATCATCAACGGCGTGCTCCAGGTGGTCAGTGGGGCCTGA
- a CDS encoding PHP domain-containing protein, whose amino-acid sequence MRIDLHAHSTASDGTDTPAELVRNAAGAGLDVVALTDHDTVRGYGEALAALPAGLTLVTGAELSCRLDGVGVHMLAYLFDPEEPELARERELVRDDRTPRARTMIGKLQDLGVDVTWEQVARIAGDGSVGRPHIATALVELGVVPTVSDAFTPEWLADGGRAYAEKHELDPFEAVRLVKAAGGVTVLAHPAAVKRGRCLSESAMAELASAGLDGIEVDHMDHDADTRARLRGLAGDLGLLTTGSSDYHGSRKTCRLGEYTTDPEIYGEITRRATGAFPVPGAGGRER is encoded by the coding sequence GTGCGCATCGACCTGCACGCCCACTCCACGGCCTCCGACGGTACGGACACTCCCGCCGAGCTGGTGCGCAATGCGGCCGGCGCAGGGCTGGACGTGGTGGCGCTGACCGACCACGACACCGTGCGCGGATACGGCGAGGCCCTCGCGGCCCTGCCCGCCGGACTGACGCTGGTGACCGGGGCCGAGCTGTCCTGCCGGCTCGACGGGGTCGGCGTGCACATGCTCGCGTACCTCTTCGACCCCGAGGAACCCGAGCTGGCCCGGGAGCGGGAGCTCGTCCGCGACGACCGCACCCCGCGCGCCCGCACCATGATCGGCAAGCTCCAGGACCTCGGCGTCGACGTCACTTGGGAGCAGGTGGCCAGGATCGCCGGTGACGGCTCGGTCGGGCGGCCGCACATCGCCACCGCCCTCGTCGAGCTGGGCGTCGTCCCCACCGTCTCGGACGCCTTCACGCCCGAGTGGCTCGCCGACGGCGGCCGCGCGTACGCCGAGAAGCACGAGCTCGATCCGTTCGAGGCCGTGCGCCTGGTCAAGGCGGCCGGCGGGGTCACCGTCCTCGCGCACCCCGCCGCCGTCAAGCGCGGCCGGTGCCTCTCGGAGTCCGCGATGGCCGAGCTGGCGAGCGCGGGCCTGGACGGCATCGAGGTGGACCACATGGACCACGACGCCGACACCCGCGCGCGGCTGCGCGGCCTGGCGGGCGACCTCGGCCTGCTGACCACGGGCTCCAGCGACTACCACGGCAGCCGCAAGACCTGTCGCCTCGGGGAGTACACGACCGACCCCGAGATCTACGGCGAGATCACGCGCCGTGCGACGGGGGCCTTCCCGGTGCCGGGCGCCGGCGGACGCGAGCGCTGA
- a CDS encoding DUF6758 family protein codes for MRGEPSCPKCGGRVRAPGLFSDSWQCTVHGAVHPLQPVIPPSVEGLSVVVHRARVPVWMPWPLPVGWLFTGVASAGDDRGGGRATAVACSGPGPLGGIGELLLIAEELGVGLGARYAGIDGVDPGSAINVSAPPHAKVVAAGRPTPLWHVGGGPDDRAVFAGEARGLWLWAIVWPEQSGLLMYDELVLTDLRDAGAEVELVPCGALSPRILGPA; via the coding sequence ATGAGGGGTGAACCAAGTTGCCCGAAGTGCGGTGGCCGGGTCAGGGCGCCCGGACTCTTCTCCGACTCCTGGCAGTGCACGGTGCACGGCGCCGTCCACCCCCTGCAACCCGTCATCCCGCCGAGCGTCGAAGGCCTGAGCGTGGTGGTGCACCGGGCGCGGGTGCCGGTGTGGATGCCGTGGCCGCTGCCGGTGGGGTGGCTGTTCACCGGGGTGGCGTCCGCCGGTGACGACCGGGGCGGTGGCCGGGCGACGGCGGTGGCCTGTTCCGGCCCCGGCCCACTGGGCGGGATCGGTGAGCTCTTGCTGATCGCGGAGGAGCTGGGCGTGGGCCTCGGTGCGCGGTACGCGGGCATCGACGGCGTCGACCCCGGGTCGGCCATCAACGTATCGGCGCCGCCCCACGCCAAGGTGGTCGCGGCCGGCCGCCCGACACCGCTGTGGCACGTGGGCGGCGGCCCCGACGACCGGGCGGTCTTCGCCGGCGAGGCGCGCGGCCTGTGGCTCTGGGCGATCGTCTGGCCGGAGCAGTCCGGCCTGCTGATGTACGACGAGCTCGTCCTCACCGACCTGCGCGACGCGGGAGCCGAGGTCGAGCTCGTTCCGTGCGGGGCCCTGAGCCCCCGCATCCTGGGCCCTGCCTGA
- a CDS encoding suppressor of fused domain protein codes for MAEILALVEARLRTALGEPDARAAVTFLGTDRIEVLRFTEGDLVRYATLGMSAHPMTDPTAVVADPVRGPRAELVLTVRAGLAATDKLLRPLAVLAASPQVEGLIVAPGASLDVGEPLWDGAPFSSVLVAEPGGLVEDLELDEPMDPVHFLPLLPMTANEAAWKRVHGAPALQERWLARGTDLRDPLRSAVALD; via the coding sequence ATGGCAGAAATTCTGGCTCTCGTGGAGGCCCGGCTGCGCACGGCGCTCGGTGAACCCGACGCACGCGCCGCCGTCACCTTCCTGGGCACCGACCGCATCGAGGTACTCCGTTTCACCGAGGGCGACCTCGTGCGGTACGCGACCCTCGGGATGTCCGCGCACCCGATGACCGATCCGACCGCCGTGGTCGCCGACCCCGTACGGGGCCCGCGCGCCGAGCTCGTACTGACCGTACGGGCGGGCCTTGCGGCCACCGACAAACTCCTGCGACCGCTCGCGGTGCTGGCCGCGTCCCCCCAGGTCGAGGGGCTGATCGTGGCGCCGGGGGCCTCGCTCGACGTGGGCGAACCGCTGTGGGACGGGGCCCCCTTCAGTTCCGTCCTCGTGGCGGAACCGGGCGGTCTGGTCGAGGACCTGGAGCTCGACGAGCCCATGGACCCGGTCCACTTCCTCCCCTTGCTGCCGATGACGGCGAACGAGGCCGCCTGGAAGCGCGTGCACGGAGCGCCCGCCCTCCAGGAACGCTGGCTCGCGCGCGGGACGGACCTGCGGGACCCTTTGCGTAGCGCCGTCGCACTCGACTGA
- a CDS encoding magnesium and cobalt transport protein CorA, producing the protein MSMLPYLRAAVRPALRRATPVQPGYDTTRDPSASSAVVDCAVYRDGRRMLGPACLTPREAMRRVREDGGFAWIGLHEPTEAEFAGIAATFGLHPLAVEDAVHAHQRPKLERYDDTLFTVFKTIHYIDHAELTATSEVVETGEVMCFTGPDFVITVRHGGQGSLKGLRHRLQDDPDLLAKGPSSVLHSIADHVVDGYIAVAAAVQDDIDEVESEVFAAPAKGSARGGDAGRIYQLKREVLEFKRAVSPLLRPMELLSERPMRLVDPDIQKYFRDVADHLARVHEQVVGFDELLNSILQANLAQATVAQNEDMRKITSWAAIIAVPTMICGVYGMNFDHMPELHWRYGYPMVMVAIVASCFTIHRALRRNGWL; encoded by the coding sequence ATGTCGATGCTGCCCTACCTGCGTGCGGCCGTTCGCCCGGCCCTGCGCAGGGCCACCCCCGTACAGCCCGGCTACGACACCACCCGCGACCCGTCGGCGAGCAGCGCGGTGGTGGACTGCGCCGTGTACCGCGACGGGAGGCGGATGCTGGGTCCGGCGTGTCTGACGCCCCGTGAGGCGATGCGCCGGGTCCGCGAGGACGGCGGGTTCGCCTGGATCGGCCTGCACGAGCCGACGGAGGCCGAGTTCGCGGGGATCGCCGCGACCTTCGGGCTGCACCCGCTGGCCGTGGAGGACGCCGTGCACGCGCACCAGCGGCCGAAGCTGGAGCGCTACGACGACACCCTTTTCACCGTCTTCAAGACGATCCACTACATCGACCACGCCGAACTGACCGCCACCAGCGAGGTGGTGGAGACCGGCGAGGTGATGTGCTTCACCGGCCCCGACTTCGTCATCACCGTCCGGCACGGCGGGCAGGGCTCCCTCAAGGGGCTGCGCCACCGCCTCCAGGACGACCCGGACCTGCTCGCCAAGGGCCCCTCGTCGGTCCTGCACTCCATCGCCGACCACGTGGTCGACGGCTACATCGCGGTCGCGGCGGCGGTGCAGGACGACATCGACGAGGTGGAGAGCGAGGTCTTCGCCGCCCCCGCCAAGGGCAGTGCGCGCGGCGGCGACGCGGGCCGCATCTACCAGCTCAAGCGCGAGGTGCTGGAGTTCAAGCGGGCGGTCTCGCCGCTGCTGCGTCCGATGGAGCTGCTGAGCGAGCGGCCGATGCGGCTGGTGGACCCGGACATCCAGAAGTACTTCCGCGACGTCGCCGACCACCTGGCGCGGGTGCACGAGCAGGTGGTGGGCTTCGACGAGCTGCTGAACTCGATCCTGCAGGCCAATCTCGCGCAGGCGACGGTCGCCCAGAACGAGGACATGCGCAAGATCACCTCCTGGGCGGCGATCATCGCCGTGCCGACGATGATCTGCGGCGTGTACGGGATGAACTTCGATCACATGCCGGAACTCCATT